Proteins from one methanogenic archaeon mixed culture ISO4-G1 genomic window:
- a CDS encoding peptidase M50 family — protein MDDRYYDNLQRVNPGFGKPRFSRIELRDIFIAVLAMAIAFTLLYRDNEHFLYYFRVTLGEGMEYIGLFGLSAAIVVMSFLCHELGHKFTAQKYGLWSEFRMWPVGLLLTLITPLFGLLFAVPGAVMIRGNMTRETEGKISLAGPVVNIVLCLISICGCYLMNYSAWVLLFLMMCHLNAFLAVFNLLPLPPLDGSKILPWNKVIWGVTLAIAVVELIAVLYWIPNDLYIMIRPLFG, from the coding sequence ATGGACGACAGGTACTACGACAATCTCCAAAGGGTCAACCCTGGATTCGGCAAGCCCCGTTTCAGCAGGATTGAGCTCAGGGATATCTTCATCGCAGTGCTGGCCATGGCCATAGCGTTCACGCTCCTGTACCGCGACAACGAACACTTCCTGTACTACTTCAGGGTCACGCTGGGCGAGGGCATGGAGTACATCGGGCTGTTCGGACTCAGCGCGGCGATAGTCGTCATGAGCTTCCTGTGCCACGAGCTTGGTCACAAGTTCACGGCCCAGAAGTACGGACTCTGGTCGGAGTTCAGGATGTGGCCGGTCGGACTGCTCCTAACGCTCATCACACCGTTGTTCGGTCTTCTGTTCGCCGTCCCCGGTGCCGTCATGATACGCGGCAACATGACCAGGGAGACCGAGGGCAAGATCAGCCTTGCGGGACCCGTCGTGAACATCGTCCTGTGCCTGATCTCCATCTGCGGATGCTACCTCATGAACTATTCCGCATGGGTGCTCCTGTTCCTGATGATGTGCCACCTCAACGCGTTCCTGGCGGTGTTCAACCTCCTTCCGCTCCCCCCGCTGGACGGATCGAAGATCCTGCCCTGGAACAAGGTCATCTGGGGAGTGACGCTGGCTATCGCTGTGGTGGAACTGATTGCGGTACTCTACTGGATACCGAACGACCTTTACATCATGATTCGTCCGTTATTCGGTTGA
- a CDS encoding HAD-superfamily hydrolase: METFRGLCFLHDPDVSRRAIIFDMYGTLVKARFGNLDDIYNAFFELFPDADREDVSNEYQRYISHCESANGRHHEVTIHMVLEHLDSVFGTQNDSLKAEDLLMRSTHTFIPVRGAEETLRYFRDRDYSIGVLSNTAYRGSVVKGLLEDVGFGGLIDRVVSSADVGYRKPHDEAYSAAVGALGKRAEDCFFVGDSEDKDFIGPRRFGMRGSFLIDPERPSRELGIVASIADVPSFFRD; encoded by the coding sequence ATGGAAACCTTCAGAGGCCTCTGCTTCCTGCATGATCCCGATGTTTCAAGGAGAGCGATCATATTCGACATGTACGGGACGTTGGTGAAGGCGAGGTTCGGGAATCTCGATGACATCTACAACGCGTTCTTCGAGCTGTTCCCGGATGCCGACAGGGAGGACGTTTCCAACGAGTACCAGCGGTACATCTCGCATTGCGAGTCGGCCAACGGCAGGCACCACGAGGTCACAATTCACATGGTGCTGGAACATCTCGATTCCGTGTTCGGTACGCAGAACGACAGCCTGAAAGCGGAGGACCTCCTGATGAGGTCCACACACACGTTCATCCCGGTCAGGGGGGCAGAGGAGACCCTGAGGTACTTCAGGGACAGGGACTACAGCATCGGGGTGCTGAGCAACACCGCCTACCGCGGATCGGTGGTTAAGGGCCTGCTGGAGGACGTCGGATTCGGAGGGCTTATCGACAGGGTCGTGAGCAGTGCCGACGTCGGCTACAGGAAGCCGCACGACGAGGCCTACTCGGCAGCGGTGGGTGCGCTGGGCAAGAGGGCGGAAGATTGTTTCTTCGTCGGCGACAGCGAGGACAAGGACTTCATCGGGCCCAGGAGGTTCGGCATGAGGGGTTCGTTCCTGATCGACCCGGAGAGGCCTTCCAGGGAACTTGGCATCGTGGCCTCGATAGCGGACGTGCCCTCGTTCTTCCGCGATTGA
- a CDS encoding PAPS reductase/FAD synthetase family protein, translated as MAKRNIAHGKEVCRWCDSCGTLILGDSCSRCGSEGREFEINSPGDIRPCMGDSIPMVLGLFREAFGTSEPLEGKAMFLNKIPGEDRTDEIVASGQVLGILRFDMRSDRMVLEIRQPGADMFAPFAKKNIVVFGGMSGHLKGKAVPGENIIDVIGEFSAGDTLILKKGQKIGPGIALADSVSLKGEERAVKIRDLSAPAEMDISPDADLRTFVEANRDHIKRISRHAVKEIKRFLEEKNQRGLPVTVSFSGGKDSLAAYGLASQAVESPELMYIDTGLEFPETVNYVKAFALEHGNKLHTAHGKDGFWDNVDTFGPPAKDFRWCCKVCKLGPITDMISERFPNGTITVEGNRWLESYARSGIGFVTKNPFVPNQVNLNPIRSWSAAEVWGYILTFGLEYNPLYERDFERIGCYLCPSCLSSEWRNTGRIHPGLYGRWEEYLHRYAEEKGLPAEYADMGFWRWKVLPPKMIQLSEEMRISLKLKSGSGPSMKMLKGASPCAAGGYSMEAVINVQRSRDFSYVEDALRTVGEVKYSPEFEIALLKMPAGRAKLFGGGQVSVTAPDAKNSKLVFEKAVKALIRAELCTECGICARGCPRHAITIKGGMRVDPSKCNSCGKCERSCMVIHYYDKLMEGAEVGLSKACSRTSP; from the coding sequence ATGGCCAAGAGGAACATAGCCCACGGGAAGGAGGTCTGCAGATGGTGCGACAGCTGCGGCACGCTCATCCTGGGCGATTCGTGTTCCCGCTGCGGTTCCGAGGGACGCGAGTTCGAGATCAACAGCCCGGGGGACATCCGTCCGTGCATGGGCGACAGCATCCCGATGGTGCTCGGTCTCTTCAGGGAAGCCTTCGGAACGTCGGAGCCCCTCGAGGGCAAGGCCATGTTCCTCAACAAGATCCCGGGGGAGGACCGCACCGACGAGATCGTCGCATCCGGTCAGGTCCTGGGGATTCTGAGGTTCGACATGCGCTCGGACCGCATGGTCCTTGAGATCAGGCAGCCCGGTGCGGATATGTTCGCACCCTTCGCCAAGAAGAACATAGTGGTCTTCGGAGGGATGTCCGGACACCTCAAGGGGAAGGCAGTGCCAGGCGAGAACATCATCGATGTAATCGGGGAGTTCTCCGCGGGCGACACGCTCATCCTGAAGAAGGGCCAGAAGATAGGTCCCGGCATAGCCCTGGCGGACAGTGTGTCCCTGAAGGGGGAGGAGAGGGCGGTCAAGATCCGCGACCTCTCGGCACCGGCGGAGATGGACATCTCCCCGGACGCGGACCTCAGGACCTTCGTGGAGGCCAACAGGGATCACATAAAGCGCATCAGCAGGCATGCGGTGAAGGAGATCAAGAGGTTCCTCGAGGAGAAGAACCAGAGGGGCCTGCCGGTGACGGTGTCTTTCTCCGGAGGGAAGGATTCCCTCGCGGCGTACGGTCTGGCATCCCAGGCCGTAGAGAGCCCGGAGCTGATGTACATCGACACGGGACTGGAGTTCCCGGAGACAGTGAACTATGTCAAGGCGTTCGCACTGGAGCATGGAAACAAGCTGCACACGGCGCACGGCAAGGACGGTTTCTGGGACAATGTTGACACATTCGGCCCTCCCGCCAAGGATTTCAGATGGTGCTGCAAAGTCTGCAAGCTCGGACCGATAACGGACATGATCTCGGAGAGGTTCCCCAACGGCACGATCACCGTGGAAGGCAACCGCTGGCTGGAGTCCTACGCCCGTTCGGGCATAGGGTTCGTGACCAAGAACCCGTTCGTCCCCAACCAGGTGAACCTGAACCCCATCCGCTCATGGTCCGCGGCGGAGGTCTGGGGATACATCCTGACCTTCGGACTGGAGTACAATCCTCTGTACGAGAGGGACTTCGAGAGGATAGGATGCTACCTGTGCCCCTCATGCCTTTCCAGCGAGTGGAGGAACACCGGACGCATACACCCGGGCCTCTACGGAAGATGGGAGGAGTACCTTCACAGGTATGCCGAGGAGAAGGGCCTTCCGGCGGAGTATGCGGACATGGGCTTTTGGAGATGGAAGGTGCTGCCGCCAAAGATGATCCAGCTGTCCGAGGAGATGCGGATCAGCCTGAAGCTGAAGAGCGGTTCGGGGCCGTCAATGAAGATGCTCAAAGGAGCATCGCCCTGTGCGGCTGGAGGCTACTCCATGGAGGCGGTAATCAACGTACAGAGGAGCAGGGACTTCTCGTACGTCGAGGATGCGCTGCGCACGGTGGGCGAGGTCAAGTACTCCCCCGAGTTCGAGATCGCGCTCCTGAAGATGCCCGCGGGAAGGGCGAAACTGTTCGGAGGCGGGCAGGTGTCCGTCACCGCACCGGATGCAAAGAACTCGAAGCTGGTCTTCGAGAAGGCGGTCAAGGCCCTCATCCGTGCCGAGCTCTGCACCGAGTGCGGGATATGTGCCAGAGGGTGTCCCCGTCATGCCATAACCATAAAGGGCGGGATGCGCGTCGACCCCTCGAAGTGCAACTCCTGCGGAAAATGTGAGAGGTCATGCATGGTCATCCACTACTACGACAAGCTGATGGAGGGTGCCGAGGTCGGGCTTTCCAAAGCATGCTCCCGCACCTCCCCATAA
- a CDS encoding pyruvoyl-dependent arginine decarboxylase, with product MELVPSKFFITHSSAVSTTSDLNAFDKALINAGIGEQNLVSVSSVIPIGAKRIEPCEMPMGAVTHCVLAQMRGCEGETIAAGIAYAYRKDGKGGYVAEGHIHGSAESLREILACKMKEMSDIRSVEFEEVRFAIEELKIPMDNYGCCVSALVFTEYR from the coding sequence ATGGAGCTAGTACCCAGTAAATTCTTCATCACACACAGCTCGGCCGTGAGCACCACGTCGGATCTCAACGCCTTCGACAAGGCACTGATCAACGCGGGCATAGGTGAGCAGAACCTGGTGTCCGTCTCGTCCGTCATCCCCATCGGGGCAAAGAGGATCGAGCCCTGCGAGATGCCTATGGGGGCTGTGACACACTGCGTACTGGCACAGATGAGGGGATGCGAAGGGGAGACCATCGCCGCCGGTATCGCCTACGCCTACCGCAAGGACGGTAAGGGAGGATACGTCGCCGAGGGGCACATCCACGGATCCGCCGAATCCCTCAGGGAGATCCTGGCATGTAAGATGAAGGAGATGTCCGACATCCGTTCCGTGGAGTTCGAGGAGGTCAGGTTCGCCATCGAGGAGCTCAAGATCCCCATGGACAACTACGGATGCTGCGTCTCCGCCCTCGTGTTCACAGAATACAGGTGA
- a CDS encoding PAC2 family protein: MIELLKSHSGVITVMDLEIISYDDMTFNDPVGVIGFPSVGLTSSIMANMYVKSLNMTPVAGMSGVCIPPYCLISRENVLPPIRFYGYKNKRKNGQDVILTMTEYAPKPEDCFTVANRILLYLKQKGCRTVVCMEGTPKFENSKTLVAAAGPNAKKLIKKSGLDALNEGMIRGMTGIMMYKAPTMGLDIITIMVPATAGVPDPGSSASFIEPISKLIPGFKTKPTELLKEAEIIQQQIEETQRNMGDTHQYIG, from the coding sequence ATGATAGAACTTCTTAAAAGTCATAGCGGTGTTATCACCGTCATGGACCTAGAGATCATCAGCTACGATGACATGACCTTCAATGACCCGGTCGGAGTCATCGGATTCCCCAGCGTGGGACTGACCAGCTCCATCATGGCCAACATGTACGTGAAGAGTCTCAACATGACGCCCGTGGCGGGAATGTCCGGCGTCTGCATACCCCCGTACTGCCTGATCTCAAGGGAGAACGTCCTCCCTCCGATCCGCTTCTACGGATACAAGAACAAGAGGAAGAACGGCCAGGATGTCATCCTGACGATGACCGAGTACGCCCCCAAACCCGAGGACTGCTTCACCGTCGCCAACAGGATCCTCCTGTATCTGAAGCAGAAGGGATGCAGGACCGTCGTGTGCATGGAAGGGACCCCCAAGTTCGAGAACAGCAAGACCCTTGTGGCCGCGGCCGGACCCAATGCCAAAAAGCTCATCAAGAAGAGCGGGCTGGACGCCCTCAACGAGGGCATGATCAGGGGTATGACCGGGATCATGATGTACAAGGCACCCACCATGGGATTGGACATCATCACGATCATGGTGCCCGCCACCGCAGGCGTCCCCGACCCGGGATCCTCCGCGTCGTTCATCGAGCCCATCTCGAAGCTCATCCCCGGATTCAAGACGAAGCCCACCGAACTGCTGAAGGAGGCAGAGATCATCCAGCAGCAGATCGAGGAAACCCAGCGCAACATGGGCGACACGCATCAGTACATCGGCTGA
- a CDS encoding peptidase M16 family, producing MNGHSINVSETSAGIPVVVEYMPGSQSAAYMVGVATGSRDETPDIFGLSHLLEHTVFRETKTMDSYQMAKEIEGAGGELNAFTGREMTAFYGITIKETADVARRIVGDIVANPLINENATELEKKIVLQELSMIKNEPDRYIHDLFSMVLWRGHELCQDEGGDEKLVAGMTHEDLRKYYEEKYLIPNLSVYAVGEIGMDETVAWAEETFDGMKGGRRNVRTEPPMPEGKYEFVANDSDHYQVAMGFPSYGSSHKDRTAVTMLSAVLGSGTSSRLFQDVREKKALVYSIFTSVSQNSDAGSLTAFMSCTKENVTEAMETTSKVIGKLLSEGLEKGELDRSKRLVKGANVRAMESTENRLYRLGVNHMLNGSTETLEQRLERIDAVTEEDVMKVAEDLLKADRLNTVVLGKNNRVLKKYDPTKLAF from the coding sequence ATGAACGGTCATTCCATCAACGTCTCCGAGACTTCGGCGGGCATACCCGTCGTGGTCGAGTACATGCCCGGAAGTCAGAGCGCTGCCTACATGGTCGGCGTGGCGACGGGGTCCAGGGACGAGACGCCCGACATCTTCGGTCTGTCCCATCTTCTGGAGCACACGGTTTTCAGGGAGACCAAGACCATGGACTCCTACCAGATGGCCAAGGAGATCGAGGGTGCCGGCGGTGAGCTCAACGCCTTCACCGGCAGGGAGATGACCGCGTTCTACGGTATCACAATCAAGGAGACCGCCGACGTGGCCAGGAGGATCGTCGGGGACATAGTCGCCAATCCTCTGATCAACGAGAACGCCACGGAGCTGGAGAAGAAGATCGTGCTGCAGGAACTGAGCATGATCAAGAACGAGCCCGACAGATACATCCACGACCTGTTCAGCATGGTCCTCTGGAGGGGACACGAGCTCTGCCAGGACGAGGGAGGCGACGAGAAGCTCGTCGCAGGTATGACCCACGAGGACCTCAGGAAATACTACGAGGAGAAGTATCTCATCCCGAACCTCTCGGTCTACGCCGTCGGCGAGATCGGGATGGACGAGACGGTCGCATGGGCCGAGGAGACCTTCGACGGCATGAAGGGCGGCCGCAGGAACGTCAGGACCGAGCCCCCGATGCCGGAGGGCAAGTACGAGTTCGTGGCCAACGATTCCGACCATTATCAGGTGGCCATGGGATTCCCGTCCTACGGGTCGTCGCACAAGGACCGCACCGCCGTCACGATGCTTTCCGCTGTGCTCGGTTCCGGAACGAGCTCCAGGCTGTTCCAGGACGTCAGGGAGAAGAAGGCCCTGGTGTACTCGATCTTCACCAGTGTGTCGCAGAACAGTGACGCGGGTTCCCTGACGGCGTTCATGTCGTGCACGAAGGAGAACGTCACCGAGGCGATGGAGACCACATCGAAGGTCATCGGCAAACTGCTGTCGGAAGGTCTGGAGAAGGGCGAGCTGGACAGGTCCAAGAGGCTGGTCAAGGGAGCGAACGTCAGGGCAATGGAGTCCACGGAAAACAGGCTCTACAGGCTGGGCGTCAACCATATGCTCAACGGAAGCACCGAGACCCTAGAGCAGCGTCTGGAGAGGATCGACGCCGTCACGGAGGAGGACGTCATGAAGGTGGCCGAGGACCTGCTGAAGGCCGACCGCCTCAACACGGTGGTGCTCGGGAAGAACAACCGTGTCCTCAAGAAGTACGATCCGACGAAGCTCGCTTTCTGA
- a CDS encoding hydrogenase maturation protease, producing the protein MAEGTPKIAVVGLGSPIMCDDAVGLRVSQCIEDMHIEGVECFQEAVGGLDILPIIHGFDMAVIVDAIMLGEYNPGTVLLFSESDFDSKIGEAASHDVNLPTAIKIGRQMDPDLMPGKIDFVAIEVQDIKTMSETMTPEVEDAVPSATNAVLHLIDGFRKRASSDRTS; encoded by the coding sequence ATGGCAGAAGGAACGCCCAAGATCGCCGTTGTCGGATTAGGCAGCCCCATCATGTGCGACGATGCCGTGGGACTCAGGGTCTCCCAGTGCATCGAGGACATGCACATCGAGGGGGTGGAATGCTTCCAGGAGGCCGTGGGCGGATTGGACATCCTTCCGATCATCCACGGGTTCGACATGGCGGTCATCGTCGATGCGATAATGCTCGGCGAATACAACCCTGGCACAGTTCTGCTCTTCTCGGAATCCGATTTCGACAGCAAGATCGGGGAGGCGGCCTCTCACGACGTCAATCTCCCGACCGCGATCAAGATCGGGCGCCAGATGGACCCGGACCTTATGCCTGGAAAGATCGACTTCGTGGCGATCGAGGTCCAGGACATCAAGACGATGAGCGAGACCATGACCCCCGAGGTCGAGGACGCCGTTCCCAGCGCGACGAATGCCGTGCTGCACCTGATCGACGGCTTCAGAAAGCGAGCTTCGTCGGATCGTACTTCTTGA
- a CDS encoding transcriptional regulator, which yields MDISVQSSQVINGKTVTVRQIEALMAVADTGSQNAAARRLGISVPVLHKYVSQIEDAAGEPVVKTTPSGSVLTPAGRKIVDLARSMEYRCNTDRDFTVCCSPVTEDIMMSVVSAMKIPNIHMIVSDDEYNIRMMRENRADLAIIDDPLYLFDAEEFMMDEIGYMGMVYVDNGPSFIRYKYGAQRVAFMYLDSVQKSYTVDAETFSISELIASNKSFFVDEFMLTRRNLRLKSAVDPKSIRHAITAIYRTEDPRILRIIKAVKARNL from the coding sequence ATGGACATATCCGTTCAGAGCTCCCAGGTCATCAATGGGAAGACCGTCACCGTCCGCCAGATAGAGGCCCTAATGGCCGTGGCGGACACGGGCAGTCAGAACGCGGCCGCCAGGAGGCTGGGTATATCCGTACCGGTCCTGCACAAGTACGTCTCGCAGATCGAGGATGCGGCCGGGGAGCCTGTGGTCAAGACCACACCGTCCGGCTCCGTGCTGACTCCCGCAGGGCGCAAGATCGTGGATCTGGCACGTTCGATGGAGTACCGCTGCAACACGGACAGGGACTTCACCGTCTGCTGCTCTCCCGTGACCGAGGACATAATGATGTCCGTTGTATCCGCTATGAAGATCCCGAACATCCACATGATCGTCTCCGACGACGAGTACAACATCCGCATGATGAGGGAGAACAGGGCGGACCTCGCCATCATAGACGACCCCCTCTACCTGTTCGACGCGGAGGAGTTCATGATGGACGAGATAGGGTACATGGGGATGGTGTACGTGGACAACGGGCCGTCTTTCATCCGTTACAAATACGGGGCGCAGAGAGTGGCGTTCATGTATCTGGATTCGGTGCAGAAGAGCTACACCGTGGATGCGGAGACGTTCTCCATCTCGGAGCTGATAGCGTCGAACAAGAGCTTCTTCGTCGACGAGTTCATGCTGACCAGGAGGAACCTCAGGCTCAAGAGCGCGGTGGACCCGAAGAGTATCCGCCACGCCATCACGGCCATCTACAGGACGGAGGATCCGCGCATTTTGAGGATCATCAAGGCGGTCAAGGCCAGAAATCTCTGA
- a CDS encoding CoB--CoM heterodisulfide reductase subunit C HdrC codes for MVTPKAEISKEIADAAKMCFQCGTCTAGCPSGRRTSYRTRKIIRMAQLGLKEEIINSDELWECSTCYTCVERCPRQVPIVDIIIDLRNIAVAEGHIREQHKGTATNLIKYGHTVAVKDDISKLRVELGLPEIPPTVLASEGAKAELDKIIKATGFDKIVQE; via the coding sequence ATGGTTACACCAAAAGCAGAGATCTCGAAGGAGATCGCGGACGCAGCCAAGATGTGCTTCCAGTGTGGAACCTGCACTGCAGGATGCCCCTCCGGAAGGAGGACCTCCTACAGGACCAGGAAGATCATAAGGATGGCACAGCTCGGCCTCAAGGAAGAGATCATCAACTCCGATGAGCTCTGGGAGTGCAGCACCTGTTACACATGTGTCGAGAGATGCCCCCGCCAGGTCCCCATCGTCGATATCATCATCGACCTGAGGAACATCGCGGTCGCAGAGGGACACATCAGGGAGCAGCACAAGGGAACAGCTACCAACCTGATCAAGTACGGCCACACAGTCGCCGTCAAGGACGACATCTCCAAGCTCAGGGTCGAGCTCGGACTCCCCGAGATTCCGCCCACAGTCCTCGCCAGCGAAGGTGCGAAGGCGGAGCTGGACAAGATCATCAAGGCGACCGGATTCGACAAGATCGTACAGGAGTGA
- a CDS encoding CoB--CoM heterodisulfide reductase subunit B HdrB: MAQYAFFLGCIAPLRYPGIEKATREVCNALGIELVDLNDASCCPAPGVIRAFNKKTWLAAAARNLALAEARGLPIVTICNGCYGSLFDAAHELAEDKELLKEVNKILGEFGMKYNGTTKVYHFAEVLYREVGVEKIKAAVTKPLDYQVAAFYGCHFLKPSEIKQVDDPENPHILDDLIEATGAKSMPRKQKMLCCGAGGGLKAAFGDVAKKFTETNLENMKESGAQFIIDVCPFCHLQFDGVQKELGYNIPVLHLSQLLGLAMGMDEKQLAFSTHITPVKL, from the coding sequence ATGGCACAGTACGCATTTTTCCTCGGATGTATCGCCCCCCTCAGGTACCCCGGTATCGAGAAGGCAACAAGAGAAGTCTGCAACGCACTCGGCATCGAGCTCGTCGACCTCAACGACGCGAGCTGCTGCCCCGCACCCGGAGTCATCAGGGCCTTCAACAAGAAGACCTGGCTCGCAGCTGCGGCAAGGAACCTCGCACTCGCAGAGGCAAGGGGACTCCCCATTGTCACCATCTGTAACGGATGTTACGGATCGCTCTTCGACGCAGCCCACGAGCTCGCGGAGGACAAGGAGCTCCTGAAGGAGGTCAACAAGATCCTCGGAGAGTTCGGAATGAAGTACAACGGAACCACAAAGGTCTACCACTTCGCCGAGGTCCTCTACAGGGAGGTCGGAGTCGAGAAGATCAAGGCGGCAGTCACCAAGCCCCTGGACTACCAGGTCGCGGCATTCTACGGATGCCACTTCCTCAAGCCCTCGGAGATCAAGCAGGTCGACGACCCCGAGAACCCCCACATCCTGGATGACCTCATCGAGGCTACCGGTGCCAAGTCGATGCCCAGGAAGCAGAAGATGCTCTGCTGCGGAGCCGGAGGAGGACTCAAGGCCGCATTCGGAGACGTCGCAAAGAAGTTCACGGAGACCAACCTCGAGAACATGAAGGAATCCGGAGCACAGTTCATCATCGATGTCTGTCCGTTCTGCCACCTTCAGTTCGACGGTGTACAGAAGGAGCTCGGATACAACATCCCCGTCCTCCACCTGTCACAGCTCCTGGGTCTCGCTATGGGAATGGACGAGAAGCAGCTCGCTTTCTCCACCCACATCACCCCTGTGAAACTCTGA
- a CDS encoding ribosomal protein S3Ae Rps3ae, with translation MARNQAARKVKDKWKAKEWYKIHAPKMFNEAEIGETPSADPEFVIGRTVEVTVQDLTGDFSKMHIKLKFKVNATEGTDAKTVFVGHDLTSDYVRRLTRRRKTKTDHVVDFYTKDGFKYRIKTMSIADRRIQSSQEEGMRAIISETLTNMGKEMTLSEIVKAIISGNLSRDLAKACHVIIPIKRIEVRKSEVLEFGEGEPEAVFAPEEMVSAQEEAAPAAEPAEEEAAEEAPAEEASE, from the coding sequence ATGGCAAGAAACCAGGCAGCACGTAAGGTCAAGGACAAGTGGAAGGCGAAGGAGTGGTACAAGATCCACGCCCCCAAGATGTTCAACGAGGCAGAGATTGGAGAGACCCCCTCAGCGGATCCCGAGTTCGTCATCGGACGTACCGTAGAGGTCACAGTGCAGGACCTCACCGGAGACTTCTCCAAGATGCACATCAAACTAAAGTTCAAGGTCAACGCGACCGAGGGAACGGACGCCAAGACCGTCTTCGTCGGACACGATCTCACCAGCGACTACGTCAGGAGGCTGACCCGCCGCAGAAAGACCAAGACCGACCACGTCGTGGACTTCTACACCAAGGACGGCTTCAAGTACAGGATCAAGACGATGTCCATCGCCGACAGGCGTATCCAGTCCTCCCAGGAGGAGGGAATGAGGGCCATCATCTCCGAGACACTCACCAACATGGGTAAGGAGATGACACTCTCCGAGATCGTCAAAGCGATCATCTCCGGCAACCTCTCCAGGGATCTGGCAAAGGCTTGCCACGTCATCATCCCGATCAAGAGGATCGAGGTCCGCAAGTCCGAGGTCCTTGAGTTCGGTGAGGGCGAGCCCGAGGCGGTCTTCGCTCCCGAAGAGATGGTCTCCGCTCAGGAGGAAGCTGCACCCGCAGCCGAGCCTGCAGAGGAAGAGGCCGCTGAGGAAGCTCCCGCAGAGGAAGCCTCCGAGTGA
- a CDS encoding anion-transporting ATPase — MRLIIYTGKGGVGKTSVSASTAYMLSKMGYRTILMSTDSAHSLGDSLDMKLGNEIYHVAENFDALEIDIIHEMKTKWADIQAYITEFMVSQGMGAISAEEMAIFPGMEMISALFYVNQFYMSGEYDVIVMDTAPTGETLRLLSLPEAANWYVMRFYSTFKKLMALARATVGKVSSVPLPSSKVMDSIDILKDTMQNVSTILDDPDCTTVRLVLNPEQMVIRETMRAYTYLSLYNRNVDMLVVNKVLSDEILKNEYFRRKAEEQKENMQRIHDAFDPMEIKYCNLRDTELRGLPMLEMMSKDIYGDQDPTMTYSSESPMSFRSEGDVDMLVMKMPFVEAADVELFRVDSSSLMVHVGSQKRNIHLPDSLLSAKVMGADFIDNELIIKFKRE; from the coding sequence ATGAGGCTGATAATCTACACGGGAAAGGGAGGGGTCGGAAAGACCTCGGTATCCGCATCCACGGCATACATGCTGTCGAAGATGGGCTATCGTACGATCCTCATGAGCACGGATTCGGCCCATTCGCTGGGCGATTCCCTGGACATGAAGCTGGGTAACGAGATCTACCACGTTGCCGAGAACTTCGATGCTCTGGAGATCGACATAATCCACGAGATGAAGACCAAGTGGGCGGACATTCAGGCGTACATCACTGAGTTCATGGTGTCGCAGGGGATGGGCGCAATATCCGCGGAGGAGATGGCCATATTCCCGGGGATGGAGATGATCTCCGCACTGTTCTACGTGAACCAGTTCTACATGAGCGGGGAGTACGACGTGATCGTCATGGACACCGCACCCACGGGGGAGACGCTGAGGCTGCTCAGCCTCCCGGAGGCAGCGAACTGGTACGTGATGAGGTTCTACAGCACGTTCAAGAAGCTCATGGCACTGGCCCGTGCCACCGTGGGTAAGGTCTCGTCGGTCCCCCTGCCGTCGTCCAAGGTGATGGATTCCATCGACATACTGAAGGACACGATGCAGAACGTCAGCACGATCCTGGACGACCCGGATTGCACCACCGTGAGGCTGGTCCTGAACCCGGAGCAGATGGTGATCAGGGAGACCATGCGCGCGTACACGTACCTGAGCCTGTACAACAGGAACGTGGACATGCTGGTGGTCAACAAGGTCCTGAGCGACGAGATCCTCAAGAACGAGTACTTCCGCAGAAAGGCCGAGGAACAGAAGGAGAACATGCAGAGGATCCACGACGCGTTCGACCCGATGGAGATCAAATACTGCAACCTGAGGGATACGGAGCTGAGGGGATTGCCTATGCTCGAGATGATGTCCAAGGACATCTACGGGGATCAGGATCCCACCATGACCTATTCGTCGGAGAGCCCGATGAGCTTCCGCTCCGAAGGCGACGTAGACATGCTGGTCATGAAGATGCCCTTCGTGGAGGCTGCGGACGTGGAGCTGTTCCGCGTGGACTCGTCCTCGCTGATGGTCCATGTGGGCAGCCAGAAGCGCAACATCCATCTCCCGGACTCTCTGCTGTCGGCGAAGGTCATGGGCGCAGATTTCATAGACAATGAACTCATTATCAAATTCAAGAGGGAATGA